The following are from one region of the Anguilla rostrata isolate EN2019 chromosome 7, ASM1855537v3, whole genome shotgun sequence genome:
- the LOC135258764 gene encoding shaker-related potassium channel tsha2-like — translation MTVVDGEALDETVELTALSQDACDPERADQECCERVVINISGLRFETQLKTLAQFPATLLGNPRKRMRFFDPLRNEYFFDRNRPSFDAILYYYQSGGRLRRPMTVPVEIFMEEIKFYELGEDVIENFREDEGYIKEEERPLPDNVFQRQVWLLFEYPESSGPARVIAMVSVMVILISIVIFCLETLPEFRDDKIPDDRLAVNGTVRVKKPSPFTDPFFIIETLCIIWFSFEFIVRFLACPSKAAFFKNLMNSIDIVAIIPYFITLGMELAEHQGVGQQAMYLAILRVIRLVRVFRIFKLSRHSKGLQILGKTLQASMRELGLLIFFLLIGVILFSSAVYFAETDDPGSAFVSIPAAFWWAVVSMTTVGYGDMCPVTIGGKIVGSLCAIAGVLTIALPVPVIVSNFNYFYHREKDQEDQIEYTHVTCGQQQPVFGEFIKSASSPSLNKSEYAVDLDFVKCENCSSHNSYTGKLTDV, via the coding sequence ATGACCGTAGTGGACGGAGAAGCCCTGGACGAGACTGTGGAACTGACAGCCTTGTCCCAGGATGCATGCGACCCAGAGCGCGCTGACCAGGAGTGCTGCGAGAGAGTCGTCATAAACATCTCCGGCCTGCGTTTTGAAACTCAACTGAAAACCCTCGCGCAGTTCCCAGCCACTTTGCTGGGGAATCCCAGGAAAAGGATGCGTTTCTTTGATCCTTTGCGAAATGAATACTTCTTTGACAGGAATCGACCCAGTTTTGATGCCATTCTGTATTACTATCAGTCTGGGGGTCGGCTCCGGAGACCTATGACCGTGCCAGTGGAGATATTCATGGAAGAGATCAAATTTTACGAATTGGGAGAGGATGTCATCGAAAATTTCAGGGAAGACGAAGGTTACATCAAAGAAGAGGAGCGCCCACTGCCAGACAATGTATTCCAGCGCCAGGTGTGGCTTTTGTTCGAATACCCCGAGAGCTCCGGACCTGCCCGGGTGATCGCGATGGTTTCCGTTAtggtcattttgatatcaattgttattttctgtttggaGACTCTGCCGGAGTTCAGGGATGATAAGATACCGGACGATCGCCTTGCTGTGAACGGGACCGTGCGTGTGAAGAAGCCCAGTCCGTTTACAGATCCGTTTTTCATCATCGAGACACTATGCATCATATGGTTTTCATTCGAATTCATAGTGAGGTTTTTAGCGTGCCCCAGTAAGGCAGCCTTCTTTAAAAATCTCATGAACAGTATTGACATCGTGGCGATTATTCCCTATTTCATCACGCTGGGCATGGAGCTCGCAGAGCACCAGGGAGTCGGCCAGCAAGCCATGTATTTGGCTATACTGAGGGTCATCCGCTTGGTGCGCGTTTTTAGGATTTTTAAGCTCTCAAGACACTCCAAGGGCCTCCAGATTTTAGGGAAAACCCTCCAAGCAAGCATGAGGGAACTCGGGCTGCTCATCTTCTTCCTCCTCATTGGCGTCATCCTGTTTTCCAGCGCAGTTTATTTCGCCGAGACCGACGACCCAGGTTCAGCATTCGTCAGCATACCGGCCGCGTTCTGGTGGGCTGTGGTATCCATGACTACCGTGGGATACGGGGACATGTGCCCGGTAACCATCGGCGGCAAAATAGTCGGCTCTTTGTGCGCTATCGCCGGTGTGCTGACCATTGCTCTACCGGTTCCGGTCATCGTTTCGAATTTCAACTATTTCTACCACAGGGAGAAGGATCAGGAGGACCAGATCGAGTACACCCACGTGACATGCGGTCAGCAGCAACCCGTCTTCGGGGAATTCATAAAAAGTGCCAGCAGCCCGTCTCTCAACAAGTCAGAGTACGCGGTCGATTTagattttgtaaaatgtgaaaactgcAGCTCGCATAATTCATACACCGGCAAGCTGACTGATGTCTAG